The DNA segment TTGCCACGGTCGCCATCGGCCTTGCGGCACTCAGCTATCGGGTGATCGAGGTGCCCTGGCGCGACCGCTTTGCCCGCCTTGCGCGCAACCATGAAACGGGTGGCCAGGCCTTCGCGCTGTTGCCGTCCCGCTCGACAATGGGGTCGCCCGTGCCGGTGCGCCTGCGCTCCAATGGCGGGCGCTGATTACCGCGAGCGGGTAATCTCGACGCCCGCATCACGGAAGATGCCGGCAATCGGAGCTGCAGGTTTGTGAACCTCGACCCGGACCTTTTCAACGATCGGATAGCGGTCGAGCACGAGGCGAGCGATGGCATCCGCAAAGGCTTCCAGCATCTTGAAGCGCCGGCTGTTCGAGGCTTCATGGATGATGGCGAACACCTTCTCGTAGCCGACCGTCCTGTCATAATCGTCGTGCGTCGCGGCAGGTCCGGTATCAAGCCACCAGTCCATATCCACAATGAAACGCTGCCCCAGTCGCGCCTCCTCCTCATGAAGCCCGTGATGGGCATGCAACTCGACACCTCGGAGGAAGACACGGTCGATCATTGAGGGTTCCTGTGTTCAAGCAGGCGTAAGGGCGGCAGCAAGGAGACCGACGGCTACGGCTGGTGCGCAATCGGCGGCGTCGCCGGCAAGCGCGGGATCGTCTGTAAGCACGTCGGCGAGATCGAGGTAGGCGCTTTCTCGCCGTTCCGCGAGCCGAGCGGCGAGAAAGCGCCCCACACCCGCCCCGACCACAAGCCCCAGCTCACTCTCCATGCCCGAGGTGACGCAGTCCAATGCCCGCGACAGGCGATGAAGCTGTGCTTCGGAAAGATGCCGGGCGAGATTGCGCGCTCGGGGAAGGTTCGTCGCAGTGAGGTCCTGCCCGACCGTACGCATCAGGCGCCGTGCGCTCGCGTCTTCGGTCTTGGGTCCATCATCAGCGCTGGGGTGAAGGTCGGCCTTGGCAGGCAATTCGCCGGTCAGTCGGTGAACATCGGCGGTGGTGGCGTAGAGCTCGGCCATCATCGGCACCCACCGCCCTCCGAACGGGGCCTCGCCGGCAAGTGCCATAACCGGTGTGCGGGCGACGCCGCTATAGATCAGTTCATTATTGGCGAGCCTTTCGGCGTCGCTGAAACCGCGTGCGGCAACCCGGCCCGACCTGAACGGGATGATGTCCGTAGTGGTGGAGCCGATGTCGACAAGCACTCCTTCGGGCAGAAGATGGGCGAGTACTGCGGCCGTCGCGTACCAGTTTGCCGAAGCGATGGTTCCTGCATGTCCCGTGGCCTGATCCGCGGGCACAAAGCCTTCCGGGCCCGCGAACAGCGCAAGCGGGGCAGGGCCCAGCTCTTCAATCATGATCGCCGCGGTTCCGATCACACCTGCATGCCGATCGGGCCAAAGATCGGCGAGTTCGGCCGTCATCGTCGCTGCGGAAGGTATGTCCGGCGCGAACTCCGCGCGCAGCGTGCGCAGGGCCTGGCGCAGGTGGTGTTCGCCCTTCCACACAGGGCAGGGTGCGATCCGAACCGCGCGCAGTCGGCCATCCTGACCGAAGGCGGCGAGCTTCACATGCGCTCCCCCGACATCCCATCCCAGACGCGCGATATTCATCTTGCAATCACCTCGACCGATACGGTGGGCGGCAGGCGCGGCAGGTCGGGCACCGCACCATCCCGGATTAACTCGGCAACGAATGCCAGTGGATTGATGCCGAGTGCCTGCCGCAACCCGGCGTAACTGGTGGTCAGGCGCGGGTTGACCTCGACCACAACGGGACCCGTCTCGGTGACGATATAGTCCATCCCGACAATGCCATGCAGCCCCGGGAACGCCGCACCGACCCTGTCCGCCAACGCACGCAACGTGTCGTCGATGGGCAGAGCGCCGACGCTGACGCCGCGAAAGCTCAGCCGGTCCGCGGTTCGGCCGATATTCTGACGGTTGGCCGCCAGCACATGGGTACGACCACTCTGGCACAGCAGGGAGAGGCTTGCCGGCATACCTTCCACGTAGGGTTGAATGATGGTTTGTTCGGGAAGGTGCATCTGGGGTCGGTCAGAAAACACGAGCACGCCCAGCGCTCCAGCGCCGTCATCGGGTTTGACGACGAAGGGACCTGCCTGATCCTCAGGTATTTCGTCAACGCGCCAGGTTGGCACGGCACGAACACCCGCAGCCGTCAGGATTTCAGCTGTGCGTGTCTTGCTCGAACAGTCGCGCAATGTTTGTAGGTCGGGGGCTATGACGCGTCGGTTGTGTGTGCGCAGTGTGGCTACGAACCGCTCCAGAATGCCGTCGGTTTCCGGCGCAATGGGCCAGCAGCAGTGGGCTTGGCGGGCCAGGGCATCCCATGTTTCGTGAGGGTCGTCACCCGCCTCCAGAGGCGTCGAGTGGCCGCGGGGGGGAGGGGGGAGGCGGGCGTCGTGGGTGGTGAGGACGCTGACGCCGGGCAGATCCTCCAGATCGCCGATAAGCGCGTCGCGCATCAGCATTCCTTCGGCTATCAGACCCTGTGGCAGGTCCTGGCCGATGAAGCCGCCGGCCGTGACTGTTTCGCAGACGAAGACGAGCATCAGGGCATCCTGAGGGGAACCGAGCAGTGGAACTTATACCGGTGATCGACCTGATGGGCGATGCGGTCGTGCACGCAAGGCGCGGCGCGCGCGCGGCGTATGGGCCGATCCGCACGCCGCTCTGCGCGGGGGCGGCGCCGCTCGACGTGGCGGCCGGCCTCATGGCGCTGGCGCCGTTCAAGCATCTCTATGTCGCTGATCTTGATGCCATTTCCGGGCAGGGTGGGCATGACCAGACACTTGCCGCGCTGGCCGCCGCCCACCCGGGCCTCGCGCTCTGGGTCGATGCCGGCGAGGCGCAGGCGCAGGCGGTGGCCCGCCGGGCCGAGCAAGGGCCGGGGCGCGCCGTGGTCGGCAGCGAGACCATGGTGGACCTCGGGTCCGGGCTGAGCGCGCTCGCGGCCGGCGCGGTGGCGCTCTCGCTCGATTTTGGTCCCGAGGGGCCGCGCGGGCCGGCGGCGATCCATCACCGGGCCGAGCTGTGGCCGGAGTCCGTGATCGTGATGACGCTGGCGCGGGTAGGGGCCACGGAGGGACCCGATTTCGCGCGCCTCGCCGACATCGTGGCGCGCGCGGGAGGCCGGCGTGTGTACGCGGCGGGTGGGGTTCGTCAGGCGGACGATGTGGAGCGTCTGGCCGATATGGGTATCGCGGGCGTGCTGCTGGCGAGTGCGCTTCACGACGGGCGCCTTTCGCCGGCGGAGATCGCGCGCTTCATGGCGTGAGCCTGCCCGGCCATCAGGCCATGGGCGAACAGGGTCGCCACCGTGAGGTCGGCGC comes from the Ancylobacter pratisalsi genome and includes:
- the folB gene encoding dihydroneopterin aldolase translates to MIDRVFLRGVELHAHHGLHEEEARLGQRFIVDMDWWLDTGPAATHDDYDRTVGYEKVFAIIHEASNSRRFKMLEAFADAIARLVLDRYPIVEKVRVEVHKPAAPIAGIFRDAGVEITRSR
- a CDS encoding hydantoinase/oxoprolinase family protein, which translates into the protein MNIARLGWDVGGAHVKLAAFGQDGRLRAVRIAPCPVWKGEHHLRQALRTLRAEFAPDIPSAATMTAELADLWPDRHAGVIGTAAIMIEELGPAPLALFAGPEGFVPADQATGHAGTIASANWYATAAVLAHLLPEGVLVDIGSTTTDIIPFRSGRVAARGFSDAERLANNELIYSGVARTPVMALAGEAPFGGRWVPMMAELYATTADVHRLTGELPAKADLHPSADDGPKTEDASARRLMRTVGQDLTATNLPRARNLARHLSEAQLHRLSRALDCVTSGMESELGLVVGAGVGRFLAARLAERRESAYLDLADVLTDDPALAGDAADCAPAVAVGLLAAALTPA
- a CDS encoding HisA/HisF-related TIM barrel protein translates to MELIPVIDLMGDAVVHARRGARAAYGPIRTPLCAGAAPLDVAAGLMALAPFKHLYVADLDAISGQGGHDQTLAALAAAHPGLALWVDAGEAQAQAVARRAEQGPGRAVVGSETMVDLGSGLSALAAGAVALSLDFGPEGPRGPAAIHHRAELWPESVIVMTLARVGATEGPDFARLADIVARAGGRRVYAAGGVRQADDVERLADMGIAGVLLASALHDGRLSPAEIARFMA
- a CDS encoding ATP-grasp domain-containing protein translates to MLVFVCETVTAGGFIGQDLPQGLIAEGMLMRDALIGDLEDLPGVSVLTTHDARLPPPPRGHSTPLEAGDDPHETWDALARQAHCCWPIAPETDGILERFVATLRTHNRRVIAPDLQTLRDCSSKTRTAEILTAAGVRAVPTWRVDEIPEDQAGPFVVKPDDGAGALGVLVFSDRPQMHLPEQTIIQPYVEGMPASLSLLCQSGRTHVLAANRQNIGRTADRLSFRGVSVGALPIDDTLRALADRVGAAFPGLHGIVGMDYIVTETGPVVVEVNPRLTTSYAGLRQALGINPLAFVAELIRDGAVPDLPRLPPTVSVEVIAR